The sequence ACATGGGAACCTTCTTAGGATACTTGGTGCCCGGTCTCTCACTTGCAATTCTCGGTCTCTGGCATATAATCAGTACCATACAATCTTACTCTCATAATTTCCCAAACCCAAATTTCACCTCAAGATTCTGGTTCCCTTTCccttattataataaaaaaacttagaCATCTTGAGCTTATCTTTATTATGATCGTTTCCTTCTTATCCATTTACCTATTAAACCCATATTTCCCTTCCTTTAAATTATCCTCCTTCAAACCAAAAATCAACCACGTCTTAATGTTCGTACAACTCGTTATGTTTGCATCTTCCACTATCATCTTTGACTTAATAAATCCTTCTGATGAAGATTCTGGTTTTATCGGGGTTCATGCAACCTTGGTTTTCATGCAAGAAGTACTCTTCCTCCTTGATTCTCACTCCACTGATCACTTAGTTCTTGAAAGCCAGTACTATTTCCTCCTCGAACTCGCTGCCTTTGTCTCCTTCTTTTCGGCTCTTGTGTCGACACTTTACCCTAAATCTTTTTATGCGTCTATTGTATTCTCGGTTTCGGTCATGTTTCAAGGATGTTGGTTCTTGAACATGGGGATGGAGTTCATGCTTTTGGTTCCAAATTATGTTCAAAGAGGTTGCGTGACCTATACATCAAGTAACAATAGTATTGGTCTTGATCACAGTGCGCTTGTTTGTGAGTCTCCTTGTACAGAAATTATGGCACAAGCGTTAGCAAATTTGGAGTTTAGCTGGATTTTGTCAGCAATATTGATCTTTACATGTGTATTGTGTCTCAAAATTTTCGGAGAAAGTCTTCATGTTTCCCAATTGCCAGTTGTCATCGTTAGAGTATGAACGTAGTTTTCGACAAGGAGGTGATCGTTCTACTGTCGTGGAAGCCTCGCCGATTCCTTCATCAACATTAATATATTTGGCCTCGTTTATATCTTAATATGATAATCtagaaaatatactattttgttAGCTGTATGTAAACTTTTACTATATGATGTTTCCCTAATCTTTGATTATGAGACAAgctttttttaatgtattatatGTAGCAACGAAGTATACAATGGTATAAAGCGAGCCTTCTTTGTATACAAGGGTTATACTGTTTTCCCAGTTTCACTAGTGTAATTTCTTTCTTGTGCTTGTGCTGTGACTTCACTACTTTGGTAATTTTTACCTTTTACATCCTCTAGTTAAAAAAGCTTCAAAGCCTTCAATAGTAtatttgtcccaaaaaaaaagaaaaagccttCAATAGTATTTTGAGTGGAGGGAAGTGAACTGCATAGGAAAAAGAGTCTTTGAAAACTACAAAGACTTTAAAGTGACTTTGTCACTTTGTCAGATAAAATCTTACTAACATAACGACAAAAAAACTTATCTGCCTTCTCGGTTTCTCTTTTACGGCTTTAACTCTCACCCTTTCACTCATCACTCTccactttctctccttctcttcattgagcaagaaaattaaaaaaatggttaCAACCCGAAAAACGAAGGCCAGAATCACCTCCTCCTCTCACGGCCGACCACCGCAAGATCCTGAGTCGCCGGTGAAGACGTTCTTCAAGATAATCTTACCTTCAACAATGAAGAATGACATGATGGTAATTTATCAACACTTTAAAAATAACTGTTTGCATGTTTTGTTATTGGTTCAATTCGTTGTTGCTTTGCTAATTTCTAGGGATTATATCAACAGATTTCACTAAACAGGTCTCCATCTTCTTGTTTTAGAGATCTAGAAGGGatattaaatttgattatttgttcTTAAGACATGCAGATCTGACAAGTGACATGTTGCTTAGCTGTTTTTGGAAATGTCgataaagtttgtttttttcaactttAAGCAGAAGATACCGCCAACATTCGTGAAGCTACAAGGGTCTAAACTCCCTGATGTTGTTACATTGGAGACTCCTGTGGGATTCAAACGTTCCATAAAGCTCAAACGGATAGGTCAAGAGATTTGGTTCCATGAGGGTTGGAGCGAGTTTGCAGAGGCTCATTCCATCAAGGAAGGCCACTTTCTCTTGTTCCAATACTACGAGATTTCGAGTTTCCGTGTAATAATCTTCAATGTTTCGGCTTGCGAGATTGAATATCCACGGGATGCAGTTCACATCAGTGACAGTGACGATGATATAATCGATATTACAGACGAAAGGTTTGTTGGAACTCAAATTACAAGGGGGAATAATCAATCTGTTAATGGTGGTGATACAGAGCACAACCCCAAGAAGAGACCAAGTGACATCGAGTTTGACAAGATTCTACAGGGTAAGAAGACTTTGTACTTAATACCGTTATGATTATGAagattaaaatctaaatatctTTAACTATGTTGTAGATGTTGATGTGATCAGTTCAATCCATGTgcccaaggaagaagaagacattagAGTCTTCAGGGGATAACAAAGAGCTTTTAACAGAACCAAGACCTGCAAGTGTATTTGTTGTGTAATGTCAAAAGTATTGACTTGATGAAACTAAAAATCGCACAACAAGTAGTGTTTTGATCCTGACCTGTAACAAGCTATGTTGAAACAAAACTGTAACCTGGTcttgtttttattcttctttctttcatctcgTTCCTCACCTTCTCTACCTCAACCCATTTCCCTTTATGAGCTAACACATTTGATAAAGCGACATAATCTTCACATTCAGAACTTGAAAacgaaagcttcttcttctcctcttgttCCATCTGAAGGAGAGCCTTCCCGATCTCTTCGCCCATTACAGTATCTCCATAGATACTACAGGCATTGCAGAGACTTCTTAACAAGATAGCGTCAGGTTTTATAGGCATACCTAAAACAAACTCGTAAGCTTCTTGTATTCGCCCTGCTTTACCAAGAAGATCTACTATGCATCCGTAGTGTTGAATAACCGGTGTGACACCAAATCTTGTCTGCATGCTTTTGAACAACTCGATTCCTTCTTGAACAAGACCTGTATGACGATAAGCCGAAAGCAAGCTAGTGAAAGTGATTTCGTTTGGTTTAATCCCAGATTCCGCCATTCGGTTTAGAAGGTTCGGTGTTTCGCTTCCTCTTCCATTGAGAGCTAGTCCTGTTGCCATTGAAGTCCATGTCAAGACGTTCTTCACTTTCATTAGCTCGAACACGGCGAATGCGCTGTTTAAGCAGCCGCACTTTGAGTACATGTCGACAAGTCCAGTACCAATAAAGACATCAACTTGGGGAGTGAAACCGAGTTTTTCTATGTAACCATGAACGAGAGAACCAATTTCGAGCAAACCCATCTGAGAAACGGCTGAAAGAACACAAACCATGGTTGTATCAGTAGGTCTAACTCCATTACAGCACCAAGAGAATCTCCGAAACAAAACCATAGCCTTTCTAGCATTGTGATTCCCTTTGTCCTTATGTGAACAGTATCCACCGATCATTGCGTTCCATGTAACAGAGGTtctctcaggcatttcatcaaacaccttcctCGCGTAAAGTAAATCCCCATTCTTAGCGTAGAAATGGAGTAGAGTTGTTCCAAACAGTTCAGATTCATAGAGAAACCCAAGCTTTTTCACCATACCATGAACAATTCTACCAACCCGTAACGCTGAAGACGAAGCTGACCACCTCGCACAAGCGCCCAAAACGAAGACAAACGTTCGCTCATTGAGATAAAGCAACGAACTTTTTGATGCCCAACTGGCGAAAATTCGAATCGAGTCCTCTGGTTTGCTACATTTAAGCAATGTGTTGAAGAGAAACTTGTCAGGATGGCCAAATCGAGGAAACACCAGTAAATGAGCAAGCTTGGAGCTTTCTGTAGATGGCTTTGAACAGTAGTGGCCTATAAGTTTGCCGAAAAGAGAATTATCTTGGCAGCCATTGGTTACCAACTGAGCGTGGATTTGCTTAGCCTGAAACAGAGTTTTCAAATTCTGATGCAACAAGGACAAGAATCTTGGTCCGGGAAAAACAGAGCTCATAAGCACCAAACTCTGGTTCTGTAATGGTTCAAGGCAaatagaagaaggagaaacaaaagcaaagaaataaagaagaatgaATGACGAATccacaacacaaacacaaacccatcttcatcatatcatcatcatgatcacaagTTTTAGATACCAAATTGATGGAGATTAGGGTATTTACAAACTTcttaaaaaattcttaaaaaccctaacttcttctACTCAAACAATTTGAGGTTATATATAATGGGGTAAAAACAACTTAACTTATCCACATCGAAAACACAAGTAAACCCGAGAAAAAAATAACGAGACACTGACGCAATGACACAGACAGAGAGagtttttagttgttttttaaaattaagatacCCTACACGAAATTGTACTTGGAAACCCCCCCACTGCATAATGATCACACCATGATACAGTACTTTGTTCAGACGTACTCGCTGACTCGAAAGGCCGTTACTTTTAGAACGAAATCTCTGGTTCTGAGCAGTTCGAACACACAGACGTCTCCTTCTCCTAGGTTGTTCTCCAGAGTAAACTCGTACCATCCTTGACTGAATTTAGCTCTCCCAGCTTTGTAGAGACATCGTACAGGCCATTGTTTCTCCGCGAGCTGGACCTTAATGAACCCTGAGATCCCACTTAAGTACTTCTCAGCAAAACCCGAAGGAAGATACTGttggaaaaaagaaacagaaacataaaGACTTCTTTAGAGATCAGTGAGCAGAGAAGACCGATAAGATTAAGtctttcttatgatttttttattaccaTGATGCATCCTCTGTATAGATAAGATGGTCGCAGGACAACTCTGAAGAAAGGGTTTGTTGGCTCAAACGTTTTGGCTGCATTGATAgccctctctctttcttctgcaGTCACGGTTCTCTTTCTCGCGGAAGCACTCTCGTAGAACTTTGAACGGTTCTCCGGGTCATCATCACGCGGAGCAGATGAGTTTATCTCCTCTGTAAGGATCAAAAAGGAAGGATCATATCATGAGGAAGAATCTGTCAATCCTCTGAAGCATTTAAAAGGGGGGAAATGCTTACCAGGATcagcattcttcttcttcctccctctCTTTTTCGGAATTTTTGGGGTTGCCATTGACTCTTCAGctggaaaaagagaaaaatatcaaCCATCAACGGGTAATCCAATCCGCAAAAGATAAAAGGCAAGCAGTTGGTTATAGTATCACCTTTAACAGATCCAGTGAACAAGCTTTGGATGGCTGAACTAGTATACCCTTTATTGGCGGGTACTGTAGACTCAGGAAGTGTTNCCAGAGTAAACTCGTACCATCCTTGACTGAATTTAGCTCTCCCAGCTTTGTAGAGACATCGTACAGGCCATTGTTTCTCCGCGAGCTGGACCTTAATGAACCCTGAGATCCCACTTAAGTACTTCTCAGCAAAACCCGAAGGAAGATACTGttggaaaaaagaaacagaaacataaaGACTTCTTTAGAGATCAGTGAGCAGAGAAGACCGATAAGATTAAGTCTTTCTTATGATGTTTTTATTACCATGATGCATCCTCTGTATAGATAAGATGGTCGCAGGACAACTCTGAAGAAAGGGTTTGTTGGCTCAAACGTTTTGGCTGCATTGATAgccctctctctttcttctgcaGTCACGGTTCTCTTTCTCGCGGAAGCACTCTCGTAGAACTTTGAACGGTTCTCCGGGTCATCATCACGCGGAGCAGATGAGTTTATCTCCTCTGTAAGGATCAAAAAGGAAGGATCATATCATGAGGAAGAATCTGTCAATCCTCTGAAGCATTTAAAAGGGGGGAAATGCTTACCAGGATcagcattcttcttcttcctccctctCTTTTTCGGAATTTTTGGGGTTGCCATTGACTCTTCAGctggaaaaagagaaaaatatcaaCCATCAACGGGTAATCCAATCCGCAAAAGATAAAAGGCAAGCAGTTGGTTATAGTATCACCTTTAACAGATCCAGTGAACAAGCTTTGGATGGCTGAACTAGTATACCCTTTATTGGCGGGTACTGTAGACTCAGGAAGTGTTGATGGGTACAAGGAAGAAG comes from Camelina sativa cultivar DH55 chromosome 19, Cs, whole genome shotgun sequence and encodes:
- the LOC104765761 gene encoding B3 domain-containing transcription factor VRN1 isoform X3, with the translated sequence MPRPFFHKLIFSSTIQEKRLRVPDKFVSKFKDELSVAVALTVPDGHVWRVGLRKADNKIWFQDGWQEFVDRYSIRIGYLLIFRYEGNSAFSVYIFNLSHSEINYHSTGLMDSAHNHFKRARLFEDLEDEDAEVIYPSSLYPSTLPESTVPANKGYTSSAIQSLFTGSVKAEESMATPKIPKKRGRKKKNADPEEINSSAPRDDDPENRSKFYESASARKRTVTAEERERAINAAKTFEPTNPFFRVVLRPSYLYRGCIMYLPSGFAEKYLSGISGFIKVQLAEKQWPVRCLYKAGRAKFSQGWYEFTLENNLGEGDVCVFELLRTRDFVLKVTAFRVSEYV
- the LOC104765764 gene encoding B3 domain-containing protein At3g18960-like, producing the protein MVTTRKTKARITSSSHGRPPQDPESPVKTFFKIILPSTMKNDMMKIPPTFVKLQGSKLPDVVTLETPVGFKRSIKLKRIGQEIWFHEGWSEFAEAHSIKEGHFLLFQYYEISSFRVIIFNVSACEIEYPRDAVHISDSDDDIIDITDERFVGTQITRGNNQSVNGGDTEHNPKKRPSDIEFDKILQDVDVISSIHVPKEEEDIRVFRG
- the LOC104765761 gene encoding B3 domain-containing transcription factor VRN1 isoform X2; this translates as MPRPFFHKLIFSSTIQEKRLRVPDKFVSKFKDELSVAVALTVPDGHVWRVGLRKADNKIWFQDGWQEFVDRYSIRIGYLLIFRYEGNSAFSVYIFNLSHSEINYHSTGLMDSAHNHFKRARLFEDLEDEDAEVIYPSSLYPSTLPESTVPANKGYTSSAIQSLFTGSVKAEESMATPKIPKKRGRKKKNADPEEINSSAPRDDDPENRSKFYESASARKRTVTAEERERAINAAKTFEPTNPFFRVVLRPSYLYRGCIMYLPSGFAEKYLSGISGFIKVQLAEKQWPVRCLYKAGRAKFSQGWYEFTLENNLGEGDVCVFELLRTRDFVLKVTAFRVSEYV
- the LOC104765761 gene encoding B3 domain-containing transcription factor VRN1 isoform X1: MPRPFFHKLIFSSTIQEKRLRVPDKFVSKFKDELSVAVALTVPDGHVWRVGLRKADNKIWFQDGWQEFVDRYSIRIGYLLIFRYEGNSAFSVYIFNLSHSEINYHSTGLMDSAHNHFKRARLFEDLEDEDAEVIYPSSLYPSTLPESTVPANKGYTSSAIQSLFTGSVKAEESMATPKIPKKRGRKKKNADPEEINSSAPRDDDPENRSKFYESASARKRTVTAEERERAINAAKTFEPTNPFFRVVLRPSYLYRGCIMYLPSGFAEKYLSGISGFIKVQLAEKQWPVRCLYKAGRAKFSQGWYEFTLENNLGEGDVCVFELLRTRDFVLKVTAFRVSEYV
- the LOC104765762 gene encoding pentatricopeptide repeat-containing protein At3g18970, which codes for MSSVFPGPRFLSLLHQNLKTLFQAKQIHAQLVTNGCQDNSLFGKLIGHYCSKPSTESSKLAHLLVFPRFGHPDKFLFNTLLKCSKPEDSIRIFASWASKSSLLYLNERTFVFVLGACARWSASSSALRVGRIVHGMVKKLGFLYESELFGTTLLHFYAKNGDLLYARKVFDEMPERTSVTWNAMIGGYCSHKDKGNHNARKAMVLFRRFSWCCNGVRPTDTTMVCVLSAVSQMGLLEIGSLVHGYIEKLGFTPQVDVFIGTGLVDMYSKCGCLNSAFAVFELMKVKNVLTWTSMATGLALNGRGSETPNLLNRMAESGIKPNEITFTSLLSAYRHTGLVQEGIELFKSMQTRFGVTPVIQHYGCIVDLLGKAGRIQEAYEFVLGMPIKPDAILLRSLCNACSIYGDTVMGEEIGKALLQMEQEEKKKLSFSSSECEDYVALSNVLAHKGKWVEVEKVRNEMKERRIKTRPGYSFVST
- the LOC104765761 gene encoding B3 domain-containing transcription factor VRN1 isoform X4, with the translated sequence MPRPFFHKLIFSSTIQEKRLRVPDKFVSKFKDELSVAVALTVPDGHVWRVGLRKADNKIWFQDGWQEFVDRYSIRIGYLLIFRYEGNSAFSVYIFNLSHSEINYHSTGLMDSAHNHFKRARLFEDLEDEDAEVIYPSSLYPSTLPESTVPANKGYTSSAIQSLFTGSVKAEESMATPKIPKKRGRKKKNADPEEINSSAPRDDDPENRSKFYESASARKRTVTAEERERAINAAKTFEPTNPFFRVVLRPSYLYRGCIMYLPSGFAEKYLSGISGFIKVQLAEKQWPVRCLYKAGRAKFSQGWYEFTLENNLGEGDVCVFELLRTRDFVLKVTAFRVSEYV